CGATGGCGATGCGGTTGCGCTTCTCATAGGCTTGCAACGGCAGGGAAATGTCGGTGGTTTGCCGGAACAATCGCTGATTCAGGTTCAAGCCCTTGTAGACGCTGAAAGGCATCTCCGGGATCGGTTTGACGATATACACCGGATGGTTTTCAGCGATCGAGCAGACTGTGCTGACGTATTCTTCGGTATACGCTTCGGCAAACGTGGCCTGGCGCTCGGGAAAGGAAATCCGGTAGCTGTTTTCCCGGCCCGAATCCGCATACAGCGCTGCACGGCTGAACAGCACCACCGGCACGCCGGCGTACGCGGTTTTCAGTTGTTGCAGCTTTTCCTGATTGAAGCCCCGGCACTGGCTTTCGACGGTCTTGTCGTGCATGGCGAAGTGCGCCAGGGTCGGGCAACCGCCCCGTGACCATGACAGTGCCGCTTGCGGGTTGTCCATCTGCACCGCCGCTGCGGTGGATTGCGCATGACTGTCGCCGTACAGAATTACCGACACATCACCCGTGCCCAGTTTGCAATCCGCCGCCGCATAGGCATTCGGGTAGCACTCCTGCGGATACAGCTTGCTGGCGTATTCGGGCTGGCCGAGTTCGACCAGTGCCGGACGCCAGTCGGGGTGTTGCTTGACCAGCGACGACGTCGTTGCCGACACGGCTACCACCGCTACCGTCAGTGACGCGAACTTGATCACTGTTCGAGTAGCGCTCGTACCTTTTTTCACCTTCGATTCCACCAGATAGAAGGACAGGGTGCCGAGGGCGAACGAGGCGATGATTGCGCCGATCACGTGCGGCCAGCTGCTCAACAGCCCGCACAGGTAAAGCAGTACCACCAGCGGCCAATGCCACAGGTACACCGAGTAGGAAATGCTCCCGACAAATTGCAGCGCAGGATTGCCGCTGAACATCGACCGGGTGTTGGCGTGAATCACCAGCATCGTCCCCAGCACCGGCAACAGTGCCAGGTAGCCCGGCCACAGATCCGCCTCCGAAAAAACCAGCACGCTGACGGCGACTGCCAGCAGGCCGAATCCTTCGCAAATCGCGCCGCCGCGCTGGCTCAATCGCAGGGGAAACAGAAAAACCAGCCCGCCAGCGATCATTTCCCAGGCGCGGGTGGGCAGCATGTAGAAAGCGAACGTCGGGTTGACGCGGGTCACGACGATGGACGCCAGCAGCGAAATCAGCGCCAAGGCCAGCAAGGCAAAGCGAGTTTTATCTGTGCCGAATAACCGGTGCAGCCCCATGATCAGCACGGGGTAAAGCAGGTAGAACTGCCATTCGACCGACAGCGACCAGGTATGCAGCAACCAGTTTTCATGCAGCGGCGCCGCGAAGTAATTGCCGCTTTGGGCAAAGCTGAAGTTCGAGCTGAACAGCAGACTGCTCTTGATCGTACGGATGGTTTCGCGCAAGTCATCCAGCGGCAGATAAAAGTAGCCGAAGATCAGCAGCGCAACGCACAGGACCAGCAGGGCGGGAATGATGCGGCGGGCGCGGGAGGCATAGAAACCGAGGAGGGAAAAGTTTTGCTGCTGCACACCCTTGAAGATGATGCCGGTCATCAGGAAGCCGGAAATGACGAAGAACACGTCTACGCCGACGAATCCGCCCTCAAACCCTGGCACCTTGAAATGAAACAGCACGACCGCGAGCACGGCCAGTGCCCGCAGGGCGTTGATACTCTTCCTGAATTGCATTTATGCGTCCATGTCACATCCGTTGTGCGGCGCATTGTAGTGATGATGTCGGATTTGTTACATGGATTTTTCCGCTGATTCAGATGTTCCAGCGCGGCGCCGTCATCGCCAGGCGTTGGCGCAGTTCACCAATGTTCGCGGCCAGTTGTCGGGTCAGCAACCGGTAGCCGTCCAGCGTGTTGTAGACCCGTGTGTCGAGGCTGGCGTCAGGCAATTCCAGCGGGCGCTGCAGGCGTTGCGTGGTGCCAGACTTCAAGGCCCGGGCCATGCCGATCAACTGTATGCGGATCACCCGGTGCTCGGCCCGCAGTGCCGATTGCAGGTGCGCCATGGCTTCGGGGTCGTTGGCATCCGGGCGGGTGTTGCCGAGGATCTCCAGGGTACTGACGCACATCCGCAGGTTGCGTTGAATCGCGTCCAGCTCGGTCATGGAGATTTTCACTTCCTTGGACACCGAAGGCATCAGCGAGCGCAGTTGCACCATAACCGTAGTCACCCGGCCCATCAGCTTCAGATGTTCATCGGCGCTGACCGGTTGGCCGCTGATGATCCGCCCGTACAACGTGGCGCAGTCGCGCAAGGCATCGGCCAGGTTGTAGCGCCACGAATACACCGCGTACAGCGGCAGGGCGAAGGAAAACGCGAGGGCCAGGGCGATGCCGATCAGGATGTCGACGCCGCGCCACAAGCCGTCGGTGATCGGGTTGTCGCCATGTCCGGCGACGATGAAGACGGTAATTGCCGAAAGCAGGGCGGTGTAACCGCCCTTGCCGATGGCGTGATATGAGAAGAATCCGCAGACCACGGCCATCGCAAAGTAGGTCAGCCACGGCATGCCCAACCACGCCTGCTGCGCCACCAGCAGCAGACCGACGCCGGCACCGATCAAGGTGCCGGTGGCGCGTTCGGCGGCTTTCTTGCCGATGTTGCCGTGGTGTTGCAGGCCGCCGATCACCACCAGCATGGTCACCGACGCCCACTCGCCGTGGGGCAGGTTGATGCCGGTGGTCAGCAGGATGGTCGCCAGCAGCCCCAGCGCTACCCGCACCGCGTGAATCAATCGGGCGTGCTGGTAGCGGCGGTACGGGTCCAGCAACGGACGCAGGATTCGCCGCAGCAGCGGTGGCAGTCGTTGGGTGCTGAAGGTGCTCAGTGCAAAGTCCTCGTCAGAAGATGTAGTCGGTGGTCAGGAAGCTCGAATCGCGGCCGCGAATGATTTCGCTGATCAGATCCTTGTTGCTGTCCTGGAACTTGGTTGCCACCAGTGTGCGGATCGAAAACACCCGCAGGGCATCGTGTACCGACAGCGTGCCTTCGGCGGAGTTCTTGCGCCCGTTGAACGGGTAGGTGTCCGGGCCGCGCTGGCACTGGGCGTTGAGGTTGATCCGCCCGACCTGGTTGGCGAAAGTGTCGACCAGTCGACCGATCGCCACCGGGTTGGTGCCGAACAGGCTCAGTTGCTGGCCGAAGTCCGATTCCAGCACGTAATCGATCACGGTATCGAGGTGACGGTACGGCACGATCGGCACCACCGGGCCGAACTGTTCTTCGTTGTACACGCGCATCTGCGGCGTCACCGGGTACAACACGGCGGGGTAGAAGAACGACTCGCGACTCTCGCCGCCATTCGGGTTGACCACTTGTGCGCCCTTGCTCTGCGCGTCGGCCACCAGACCGTGCAGGTAGTCGACCTTGCCCGACTCCGGCAGCGGCGTCAGCGCCACGCCGCTGTCCCACGGCATGCCCGGCTTGAGCGTGGCGAGTTTGGCGTTGAATTTTTCGATGAAGGCATCGACCACGTCCTCATGCACAAAAAGGATCTTCAGCGCGGTGCAGCGTTGGCCGTTGAACGACAGCGAACCGGTGACCGCTTCGCTGACCGCATTATCCAGATCGACTTCCGGCAGGACGATGCCGGGGTTCTTCGCATCCAGGCCCAGCGCGGCGCGCAAGCGGTGTGGTTTCGGGTGCAGTTTTTTCAGGTCGCTGGCGGCCTTGTTGGTGCCGATGAAGGCGAAGATGTCGATCTTGCCGCTGGCCATCAGTGCGCTGACGGTTTCGCGGCCGCTGCCGTAGATCACGTTGATCACGCCGCTCGGGAAACTGTCGCGGAACGCTTCGAGCAACGGGCGGATCAGCAACACGCCGAGCTTGGCCGGTTTGAACACCACGGTGTTGCCCATGATCAGCGCCGGAATCAGCGTGGTGAAGGTTTCGTTCAGCGGATAGTTGTAAGGCCCCATGCACAGTGCCACGCCGAGCGGCACGCGGCGGATCTGGCCGAGGGTGTCCTGTTCCAGTTCGAAACGGCTGGAGCGACGGTCGAGTTCTTTCAGTGCATTGATGGTGTCGACGATGTAGTCGCAGGTGCGGTCGAACTCTTTTTCCGAGTCCTTGAGGTTCTTGCCGATCTCCCACATCAGCAGCTTGACCACGGCTTCGCGCTGCTGGCGCATCCGGCCGAGGAACGCTTCGACGTGCTGGATGCGTTCGGCCACGCGCATGGTCGGCCACAGGCCCTGACCACGATCGTAGGCGCGCACGGCGGCGTCGAGGGCGGTGAGGGCGGTGTCGGCGTCGAGCAGCGGGGTGCTGCCGAGAATCACTTGTTCATCGCCGTTTTCGCCGTGCAGATACACCGGGCTGCGCACGGTGGCGAGTGGGCCGTCCCAGCGCCGCAGTTGGCCATCGACGAGGTATTCGCGTTGCTCGACCTGACCGTCGAGGCGGTATTTTTCCGGGATGTCGCTGACAGAAGGGAACAGATTGCCAAGGATGTTTGCTGTGGTCATGTCGCTACCCCGTGTTGATGTCCGTATACAGATCAAAAAGTCTTTACAGGTTATACGCCTGAATGCGCCGATATTTAAACCCGCCAATGTCACGCGAATGTCACGCAGAGATGCGGAACAGAGCTCTGACTGGTTTATGAAATCCAATGTGGGAGCGGGCTTGCTCGCGAATGCGTCCTTTCAACTGACATCCTCATTGCTGACACACCGCATTCGCGAGCAAGCCCGCTCCCACAGTTGAATGGGGTGGCCTGAACACTCTCTACTGGCCCCGGTTGGCCCCATCGTTGTCCGGCAATGCCCTCAACCCGCTGCCGTGCCTGCCTTAAGGTGTGATCACAACAAAAAGCGATGCCACCCTCGAGGATCGTTATGCGGGCAATCCCACTCACTTTACTGCTGGCGCTGATGATGACGCTGTGCGGCTGCGACGAAAAATCCGCACCGCCGGCGACCACTCTCAATGCTACTCCCACCGACCCGGCACTGGCGCAGATCTACGCCAACAGCTGCCAGCTCTGTCACGCCAATCCCGCCGCCAACGCACCATTGACCGGTGACCGAAAAGCCTGGGAACCACGCATCCGCCAGGGCGCCGACACGCTGCTCGACCACGCCATCAACGGCTACAACGGCATGCCGCCAATGGGCCAGTGCGTCGAGTGCAGCGAAGAACAATTCCTGCAACTGATCGGCTTCATGGCCGACCAGCCCCTCCCACAATAAGGGCGCGCGCATGAGTATGGATCTGACACGGCGTCAGTTGTTGCAACGGGCAAGCATCGTCGGCGCGTTCAGTGCACTGGCGGCCAACCCCGCGCTGGGGCAATTGATGCGCGCCCCGCGACTGATTCCCTGGCGCAACTGGTCGGGCGGGCAGAGTTGCCTGCCGGCGGCGCGGCTGGCGCCGAAGAATCTTGATGAACTAAGTGCTGCGATTCGTCAGGCTCAGGGCAAAATCCGCCCGGTCGGTTCCGCGCATTCGTTCAGCGCACTGGTGCCCACCGACGGCACTTTGCTGTCGCTGAGCTACTTCACCGGGCTGCTCGACCACGATCCGAACACCCTGCAGGCCGAATTCGGCGCCGGTATGCCAATGTCGCGCATGGGCGTGCCGCTGAAGGACGTCGGCCAGGCCCTGCAGAACATGGCCGATATCGATTACCAGACTCTCGCCGGGGCAATTTCCACCTCGACCCACGGCACCGGGAAAACCTTTCAGTCGTACTCGGCGCATGTCTGCGGCCTGCAACTGGTGACGGCCGACGGCGAGGTGCTGGACTGCGACAGCCAGCGTCACCCTGAAGTATTCAACGCGGCTCGCGTTTCGCTCGGCGCTCTTGGCGTGGCCACCAGAATCCGTCTGCAAAATCGCCCGGCCTACCGCCTGCGCGAACGCCAGTGGATCGCCAAGACCGAAGAGCTGCTGGAAGACCTCGACAAAAACACCCGGGAAAACCAGCACTGGGAAATGCTCGTCGTCACCCATTCCGACTACGCGCTGTCCATCGCCCTCAACGAAACCAGCGACCCGGCCACGCCGCCGATCCCACCCGAAGAGGAGGGCGGCAATGAGTTCGTGACCCTGATCGAGAAGATCGACAAATACGGCAGCGATTTCCCCGAGCTGCGCCGCACGCTGCTCAACAGCCTGCGGCATCTGGCGAGTTTCAATGACCGGGTCGGCGACTCGTTCGACATCTACGCCAATGTGCGCACCGTGCGCTTCAACGAGATGGAATACTCGGTGCCCGCCGAACACGGCCCGGCCTGTCTGCGGGAAATCCTCAAGCTGATTCAGGACAAGGACCTGCGCACCTGGTTTCCCATCGAGTACCGCTACGTCAAGGCCGACGACATTCCGCTGAGCATGTTCGAGGGCCGCGACAGCTGTTCGATCTCGGTGCACCAGCATTACCAGATGGATCACCACAACTTCTTCGCCGCGGTCGAGCCGATCTTCTGGAAGTACAACGGCCGCCCGCACTGGGGCAAGTTACACACGCTCAACGCGAAGAATCTGCAACCGCTGTATCCGCGCTGGCGCGAGTTTGTCGACGTACGTCAGGCGCTGGACCCGAGCGGACGCTTTCTCAATGCGCATCTGTCGTCGATTCTGGGGGTGAGCTGATGGCGGTCAATCGACGCAATTTTCTCCTCGGCACGCTGGGTGTCGGCGCTTTGTTAGTGGGCGTGGGCGCCTGGCTGCGACCGGGTGATCGTGGCGGCCCGTACAGTGAGTATTTTTGCGCGCTGAATAAAGAATTGAAGGACAACGGCCCGATGCGCCCGGTGTTGTTGATCGATCTGGATCGCCTCGATCACAACATCGACGTGGTGGTGCAGTCGCTCAAACGCGGCGGCAAGCAATTGCGTCTGGTGGAAAAATCCCTGCCGTCGCCGGGCTTGTTGAGCTACATCGCGCAACGGGCCGGGACACAAAAACTCATGTCGTTTCACCAGCCGTTTCTCAATCACGATGCTGTAGCGTTTCCGCAGTCCGACATCCTGCTCGGCAAGCCGTTGCCGGTGCGTTCGGCCGAGCTGTTTTATCAGACTCACAAAGGCCCGTTCGATCCTTCCAGGCAACTGCAATGGCTGCTCGACGGGCCTGTACGGCTGCAGCAATACCTGGCGTTGGCGCAAGGGCTGGGCACGCGGATGCGCATCAACATCGAACTGGATGTCGGCCTGCATCGCGGCGGGGTCAGTGATGTGAATGTGCTGGGGCAGATGCTCATGCTGATCAGCGCCAATCCGCAGCATCTGCAGTTCGCCGGGTTCATGGGCTACGACCCGTTCGTGGGCATGGGCGTGCCGGGGATTCTCGGTTCGCCCGAGGAACTGTTCGCCAAGGTCATGGTGATTTATCAGCGCTGCGTGGATTTCACCCGCCAGCAGTATCCGGCGTTGTGGAACGAAAACCTGTGCCTGAACACCGCCGGCAGCCCGAGTTACCGCATCCACGAAAACGAGAAACTGAGCACTGAGGTGTCGGTGGGCACGGCGATGCTCAAACCGACGCATTACGACCTGCCGTCGCTGGTTGACCACGTGCCGGCGACCTACATCGCCACGCCGGTACTGAAAAGCACTGGTGCGGTGAATATCCCGGCGCTGGATGACAAGTCGACTTTGTTCTCGTGGTGGGACACCAACCAGCGGCAGACTTTTTTCATCTACGGCGGCAACTGGATGGCCGAGTTCGAATCGCCGCCAGGGTTGCTGAGCAATGGGGTGTACGGGCGCAGTTCGAATCAGGAGATGGTCAACGGCTCCAACGCCGTGGGCCTGACCATCGAAGATCAAGTGTTCCTGCGCCCGACCCAGACTGAAGCCGTCCTCCTGCAATTCGGTGATCTGCTGGCGGTGCGTGGCGGCAAGATTGTCGACACCTGGCCGGTCTACACCTGACCCAAAAACACCTCAGATACCCCTGTGGGAGCGGGCTTGCTCGCGAAAGCGTCCTGTCAGTCAGCATCTATTTGACTGGCACACCGCATTCGCGAGCAAGCCCGCTCCCACAGGGTTTTGTGTTGTCTGTCAAATCCCGATCAATTTCTGTAATGAAGCTTTTATGACAAAAGTTCGGTAGCACATAGCCAGTCCGGTCATGCCTATGTAACGCGCTTGAGGGGCCCAACGGGGCGCTTTTCACAAGCCGAGGCGGGACGCCGGGAGTGAGGCAATGGGGACTATGGAACGCTACTCGAAAGTGGGCATGCAGGAGCTCGATCAGCGCCTGTCGAAGATCGTCGAGGCCGCGCGCAAGAAGCCGGTTTCGGTATATCGCTACGGCGCGCCGTGGGTCTGGATCGTGTCGCAGGATGACTGGCAGGGCGCCTTGAAAGAGGTCTCCAGCTACATTCCGCCCGGCCATTCGCTGGTGTTGCTGCGCCCGCAGATCGATGACTTGCTCGACGCCCATCAAGGCCTGTTGCACGAACTCAATGCCGAGCCCGGCATGCTCATCCCCGCGCAAACCGTCATGCACATCCTGCTCCTGCAACTGCTGTATTCGGTGCCCAGCGAGCAGCAACTGTATGAACAGCTCAATTACAACCTGCTGTTCCGCTGGTTCGTCGGTCTTGGCCTGAACCAGAAAGTCTGGAGCTTCAACGTCCTCAGTCGCGACATCGCCACGCTGCTCAACAACCCGCGTGCGGTGCAGCTCATCCAGAAAATCATCGGCGAAGTGTTCTGCGGTGCCTTGCTGCAAATGCCCGAGTTCTCGTTGAACTTCGCGCTGCTGCACACCTGGCTCGGCAAGCACAGCGGTGCCTCGACAGTCAGCAACTGACGCAACACACAAGGCGCGCAACAGCGCCACCAGGTCATCGCGAATTCAGGGGGTAGTGTGGATCAGATTTTCACGTCACGGCTGGCGCTGTGGGGCTGGCTGCTGGTGACGGCCGGCGCGCAACCGGCATTCGCCGAAGAGGCCGCCGAAAGCGTAGCGCCGCAACGTCTGGTGGACGTCAACGAATACTTCGTGCGCGGCAACACCGTGCTCGACGCCCGAGCAATTGAAGAGGCGGTGTACCCGTTTCTCGGCCCGCAAAAAGCCATGACTGACATCGAAGGCGCCCGCGATGCCTTGCAGAAGGCTTATCAGCAGCGCGGCTACCAATCGGTGTTCGTCGAACTGCCGGAGCAAGCGGTGGCGGACGGCATCGTCTATCTTCAAGTCAGCGAAACCAAGGTCGGCCGGGTGCGTGTGGTCGGCGCCAAACACTATTCGCCGCTGGACATCCGCGACAACGTCCCGGCGCTAAAAGAGGGCGAGGTGCCGGACTTCGCCAAGGTTCAGGGCGAACTGGCGCAGCTCAATAAAACCCCGGGCCGCCAGGTCATGCCGTTGGTGCGCGAAGGTCAACGCCCCGGCACCATGGACGTCGATTTGCAGGTCGAAGACCAGAACCCGTGGAGCGCCAGCGTCGGCCTCAACAACGATTACAGCGCCGACACCGAGAAACTGCGCGCCGTGACCAGCCTCGGCTACAACAACCTCTGGCAACTCGGCCACAGCATCAACCTGACGTACTTCACCGCACCGCAGGACACCGACAACGCCAAGGTCTGGTCGGCTTCCTACACAGCGCCGTTGAGCGAGCGCTGGAGCGTGCAGTTCTCCGGTTATCAGTCCGACAGCAACGTCGCCACCATCGGCGGCAGCAATGTGCTGGGCAAGGGCCATTCCTACGGGGTGTCGGCGATCTACACGTTGCCGTCCAGTGGCAGCTGGTCGAACTCGCTGTCGGCCGGTATCGACTTCAAGGACTTCGACGAACGCCTGACCCTGTCCGGCGAGAGCGACAAGGTGCCGCTGAAATACGCGCCGTTCACCTTCGCCTACAACGGTTTCCGCTACACCGAAAAAAGTCAGCTTGGACTCGGCCTGAGCCTGGTCGCAGCCACCCGCAGCATTTTCGGTTACGGCAGCTCCGACGAAGACTTCGACTACAAACGCTACCGGGCCAACCCGAGTTTCGCCGTGCTCAAGGGCGACAGCAATTTCACCTGGACTTTCGACAACGACTGGCAGAGCGCGAGCAAAGGCGCGTTCCAGCTGGCGTCGGGGCCACTGGTCTCCAACGAACAGTTTTCCGCTGGCGGCGCGACCTCGGTGCGCGGCTATCTGGCGGCCGAGCGCACCGGCGATGACGGCGTGCTGCTCAGTCAGGAACTGCGCACCCCGTCGCTGGCGAAATACGCCGGCAGCTGGATGCAGGAATGGCGCTTCTACGCCTTTGCCGAAGGCGCGCAACTGTACCTGCGCGACGAACTGCCGGACCAGGACGCCAGTTACGCCCTGGCCAGCGTCGGCCTCGGCACCCGCGCCAGCCTGAGCAAATGGCTGTCCGGCAGCCTCGACTGGGGCTACCCGTTACTCGAAGGGCCGAACACCTCGAAGCAGGAGTCGCGCCTGCACTTCAACCTTCAAGCCACTTTCTAAAGGAGCACGTTCATGCAGCGCCTCATTCTTTCGTTGTTGATCTGCCTGGGCTTCGTGCTCCCGGCCACGGCGCAGGCCTGGTGGCAGGACGACTGGCATTACCGCAAACAGATTGCCGTCGACACCACGCCGCAGGGCGCCGGGATCAATCAGGCCCTCGGCCGCACCGCGCTGCTGGTGCGCCTGCACACCGGCAACTTCACCTTCGACGGGGTCAAGGAAGACGGCGCGGATTTGCGCTTCGTCGCCGCCGATGACAAGACCGTGCTTAACCACCAGATCGAAAGCTTCGATGCGCTGATGGGCATGGCGCTGATCTGGGTCGATGTGCCGAATGTCGAGGGCGGCCAGCGTCAGGACATCTGGATGTACTACGGCAATCAGAAGGCCCCGGCCACCGGCAACGGCCAGTTGACGTTCGATCCGAATTACACCGCGCTGTATCACTTCGACGGCGCCACCGGCACCCCGGCCAAGGACACCACCGCCTACGGCAACACCGCGCAAAGCGCCACCGGCGCGGCGATTGACGGCGTGGTCGGGCGCGCCTTGCAGTTCAGCGGCCAGCCGTTGCTGCTGCCGGCCAGTCCGTCGTTGCAGCACAGCGCCGGCAGTGCGTTCACCTTCAGCGCCTGGCTGCGTCTGGATCAGGCCAATGGCGAGCAACTGATCCTTGCCCGCCGCGAAGGCGCCAACAGCCTGCTGGTCGGGGTCAATCAAGGTGTGCCGTTTGTGGAGATCGACGGCCAGCGCGCCGTGGCCACTCAGCCGCTGAATCCGGGCCAATGGCAGCACGTCGCGCTGACCGCCGAAGGTTCGAAAGTCAGCTTGTACATTAACGGTCGTGAGGGCGCGTCCCTCGCTCAAGCGATGCCGGCGTTCAATTCGGTGATGGCGATTGGCGGCGATCTGACCGCTGGCCCGTTCCAACCGTTCGTGGGCGCCATCGACGAACTGCGCCTGTCGAAAGTCGCGCGTCCCGCGCCGTTGCTGCTGGCCGACGCCACCTCGCAAGGCGCGGAGTCGAAACTGGTGGCCTACGGCGTCGATGAAGAACAGTCCGGTTTCGGTTTCGGCAGCCTCGGTTTCCTGCTCAATGCGGTGCCGGTCGACGCCTGGGTGATCATCGCCGTGCTGGTGCTGATGATGTTCCAGTCGTGGATCATCATGCTGCGCAAGAACCGCACCCTCAGCCGCGTGAGCAAGGCCAACGAGGATTTCCGCGAGCAATTCGCCAAGGTCGGTACGCGCCTGGAGATGTTCGCCGACGACGCGCAACTCGCCCAGCGTCTGCAGCATTCGCCGCTGTGGCGCCTGTACGCGGTGGCGGTCAAGGAAATCCGTACCCGCCGCGAGCAGGGCGCCGATACCTCTTCGGTGTCGGCGGCAACCATCGAAGCGATCCGCTGCTCG
The Pseudomonas fluorescens genome window above contains:
- a CDS encoding DUF2341 domain-containing protein, with translation MQRLILSLLICLGFVLPATAQAWWQDDWHYRKQIAVDTTPQGAGINQALGRTALLVRLHTGNFTFDGVKEDGADLRFVAADDKTVLNHQIESFDALMGMALIWVDVPNVEGGQRQDIWMYYGNQKAPATGNGQLTFDPNYTALYHFDGATGTPAKDTTAYGNTAQSATGAAIDGVVGRALQFSGQPLLLPASPSLQHSAGSAFTFSAWLRLDQANGEQLILARREGANSLLVGVNQGVPFVEIDGQRAVATQPLNPGQWQHVALTAEGSKVSLYINGREGASLAQAMPAFNSVMAIGGDLTAGPFQPFVGAIDELRLSKVARPAPLLLADATSQGAESKLVAYGVDEEQSGFGFGSLGFLLNAVPVDAWVIIAVLVLMMFQSWIIMLRKNRTLSRVSKANEDFREQFAKVGTRLEMFADDAQLAQRLQHSPLWRLYAVAVKEIRTRREQGADTSSVSAATIEAIRCSMDGVRTRENQALSSKLSTLSNAIAGGPYIGLLGTVLGIMVVFLGTAMAGDVNINAIAPGMAAALLATAMGLFVAIPALFGYNRLITRNREVSADMRVFVDEFITRLAEMHGEGQSSEAAHQRGHHANHSVPA